The nucleotide window TAAAAGTTTCTAATAAACGaacaattttgtgtttactttTAACCAAATGAATACCAAATGGTCAGCCCCTTGTTGTTGATCAATGAATTTTGGTCTGCACTTTAATCAGAAATTGCAGCTGATACACCACACTAAGGGGGGGGGGACAATTTGATATGGGGGGGGATCtcgaagattgatgaggaagcGGATTTTTTAACCCTGATCAACAGGTCTTAATTTTCCCACTCCCTTCAGGCCTTTTATTGTCAGGCCTTCTCTGGCCGATTTTTTTCATGGACATTTgctgggatttttttttttcaaaaatctaacagaatccccccaggatatcaaatggtccacccctaaaccTAAATTTCATGATGTACCGTTAAAACCCTATTAATTCAACCCTCTTTTAATTCATCAACCCGTTTTCTGGAAAACATTTAATTTCCGCTTTCATTTTAACCATATGAAGAACTGAACACTGCTTTTGTCTCCTAATTTGACCACTTTGTCATCTTTGTACCTAGATACATTTTGTATCTTACCCAATTATAACTTTCAACTCTGATAGATACAAATAAAGTAGAacacaaaaaaatttgaatCTCAAAAGTGAATAAACAGACACCAGTATCTTGTCAGTCACTGCAAGAtttgcatttttacaatttaaaaataCTATATTTGACTGTCAGCAAAATTGAATTTAAATAATTGAACTACtagtatttcaatatttcaattttttttctggttgaatTATGAAGGTTTTTACTGTACTTGGAGTGTTATTGGAAACTATTTGGGTTACCTTAAGTGTGGTAGACTCTGTTAGAAGACCAAGGGTCACTGAATTAATCATTTCTTCCATGTGCTTAGCATTTGTCATTTGAACACTTGCACTACATGCAATTTAAACACTGCAAGTATTTGATCACATGATCAGCCAGTCGGCTTCGATTTAAAACagaccaatcaaaattcacattgcttctacataccaaatttcaaggtaGGTGACCCTGTCTGTGTCAGTTTAgatttttcaaacattattttttatatttcgtaacctttgacccaacGTATCACATTAGTTCAGCTGTGGACATGGGTATCCAGTCAAATGTTGTAGAGGtatagtttttgttgaaaattgaagagTACGGGATTAAGTTAAGACCCAACTTTCGTGGATTCACCCTGACCTTTTAACCCAATTACCAAATCTAAAGAGCCAGAGGTCTATTGTCTGGAGTCCTGCACCATTATTCTGGTCCCCGACCTATTTCTACCGTTGGCTGTAAGTgcgcagccaacggtagaaaTGGGTCATGGACCAGACTAACAAAACGTGAAcacgcagccagcggtagaagtGTGGCAGGGGGCCAGGCTACAACATACAGGTCTGGTTTTGTTGGATATGGATCGGTAATTTACACAAAGTTACCTTATGACCTCACTAATTATGCTCGTCAAAACAGCTATAAGCCTGATTTTTTTGGACTTTGAGCATTATTGTGACCAAATTTACACCCCAACTTCAGCGGTATCCCATGTCAGGGATGGGTACGCCAAATTCGTCATTTTACAACGCTCTAATTTTAGATCGGCTAAATAGGTTATGATTGAACATTTATATATAGCATTTCGATTTCTCTTTATTGTTTCCGACTTTCAAGAACCCATTTGATCTGTATGACCTACATCCGTTCGAAAACATCAAGTGACTGGTTTTAATCAATATGAACAGAAAAACTACGTATTTTTCGATTTGAGTTTTCAGTTGAAGGTATCATGAGAAATGGTGCTTCGACACCAACTGATCAGTATTCTGTCAACATATATTTGACCAACTTTGGTCAAAAGTACACGACTTCTGAAGAAAAGACAAAAGTTTGAATGATGCGTTGGATTACACCGTTTTGGACAGGTGCCATTATAACTGAGTTCCTTGAGAATTTTACAACAGAGTGATTTTTGTTGAATATACATCCAATCCATTGGTATTTGTTGAAACCATTCTGTTTATTGCATGGTTTCTAAGTCACAAAAAATCTGATGGATTTCCATTGCCTGTACATCTTGGCTCaggtctgtatatatatatatatatatatatatatatatatatatatatatataatatatatatatatatataaactcaccattgaaactgatagctgctgatAAGACATAAACATACTAAGTAATAAATTGGTTTCCAGACACCTTACTGTGCGACTTGTTGTTTTAGTCTGTCAGATGTTGACTAGTTTCAGCGAACTTTCccatttttgttcatttcaagGGAAACTCTTTTAAAGCCAGTTTTCATGGAAACGACCGCAGTgacctctatttttcaaaataggAAGTGGTCAGTTCATAGACAAAGACTAgagtttaaagggacattagctgtgaCATCAGGCAATTTTTCGGAGTTTCCTTTTCTGTCACGTGTGTCAACAACGATTTTCTTGCTCTATTCCCCACAGCTTGCTAGAATACTCCAGAAGCTATAACTTTTGCTAGTTTTCAgtagttttattttgtgtgtcCATTGCAATCTTTTTTTCTACTCCCTAATGTGTGATGAAATGTCCATTAGCGATAGCTTATCAGTACGGTCGCAGCCCAGGTGTACAGTCAgtattttgttattattgaaaattgaattcaagtcagCACTAGAATTCATTAGTCAAGAATAACAAAAGTCATTTACACTAACATAGTACTTTGCGAAATAGAATATTGAGTATTCTAGCAAGCTGTAGGGAATAGAACATGAAACTGCTGTTGACACATGTGACAGAAAAGGAAACTCTGAAAAATTTGCCTAAAGTTACAGCTTATCTCCCTTTAAGGTAGCATGTACCGCGAAATTAAAATACTTagtacttaaacttttgcccaaactttcctcaaggaaacctTAAACCACCTCCTTtctgaatcaagaataaaaatcaggggtcaccgcgcaaatggTGGTACTAGAGAACGATGTTAAGGTAGCGAGTAACCCAGGAtgccaatttttgacaaaatttcgttTTCACATAATTCGACGGCTTCGATACCTATCTCAATAATGGCGATAGCCTCTTCTTCAAAAAGTATTTCGAAACATTACTGAACGAAAATGTCGGCACTTGCAAAACACATTGTTTTCCTATGGCTTCGTTTTTGAACGTGACCTTTCACTTGACCTTTTCTCGACTTTGTAATGGGCGCattttaaaaacttcaaaagaatATAACTCAAAAACTCGCCGGTagaattgtttcaaattttcacaggcCGTTCTCTAGATTCGTACTCTAAAAcggtattttgttttgttgacaaacCAACCTGGTCAGCAACAAGGGCCGAAACAATTGAATAAGTTATTAACTTATGCGTTTTTGTGaaaaacgatattttagaaGTTTATTAATCGACAACGAGAGAAAATagcgaaaaacaaaaataccgtTTTTCTTTACGTAAGCTCTACTTTTGAGATAAAAACCTTGCAAATCGGACAACGCCTGACAAAGTTAAATTCTTTTGTACCACACAATACCGAAAATGGCgggttttttaatgaaaaattgatttttatttccgGTATACAAAGCTTGTATAAATAAGAAAGTTCAGATACTCAGCTTTCTGTAAATATATGGTATGTTGGGGTTTAGCGGCCTCCATTTATATGTAATGTACGTTTGAAAAAAATGCTGCAGCCTGGGTTACTCGCTACCTTaactcatttttgaaaatcaaaatggccgccaacacaCAAACTCTATGGATTTCaattgaattttcgattttcacaaaagtaagccggtgaaaactttatttattcaatgagatttaaaatgaactcccgCAAGGGGTAGACCAAACAAGTACtttcaaagtttgagagtccgaatacctGTGGACTGTGACCACTTCCTattttgacttacagattgatatatatGGTGAGTGCCACTTATGGGGCAGTGTGTTTACCCTTTTGAAATACGGACATTACTTCTTGGATGTTTACCGGTGGTCCATTGTCTTTCTTCTGGTCTGTTATGTGTTTGACGTACGATTTTTTTATTACGGTCGGGTATGATTGCTATAACTTCTCAAAATGcaagtttggaaaaaaaactaCAGGGCCTAACCAAAAGTATGccaattagaaatttatttgaACACAGCAATAAAGACAAACATACTTGAAAATAATTCAACTGTAGATGTTATGAGTAGAAAATGTATTCTCTACATTTTTGCTGAGGTGACATATTTCTGGAAGTTTCTATCTAGGAACCTAAATATATACTTTTGCGTGTagcatttcaaacaaaaattatattGTATGTTAAGCACATTTAAAAGGGGTGCAGTTTGTAATCGGTGGCAGAAAAGGTGTGTATCACGACTACTTTGAACCCTAACGCTGATAAGATTGACAAGTTATACtgaatatattattttttacgGCATTCTCTGATTCGTGCATCAAAGTTAACAGTAAAAATCAATATCGAAATCAATTTTGTTAACCACGGCATGAACGGATTGATTTCGCACATAAAGTTAATTACATAATCAAAAGTATAGTCCTATGAGTAGAGTGTTTTCTGCACATTAGTGTATGTGCTCTATTGGGCAGAAAATACTGTTTGTGAATGTAGCCTTTTACTACTGAAATCACAATCGactttaattttgcaaatactCTGTGATTCCAATAAATGTGCGTATGGCGACTTCGAATGGATGCGTATTGCCATTTATCACGTTGTTGTACATATCCTCAAAGCTTAAGCAGTGCTGTTTGAATCGTTGCTCCCGTTCTACACATAGCTGAACAATCCCCGCCAATGGGTCATATCCAAACTGTCTAGGTCTTCGCATTGACCTCCTTCGGCTTGATACCATTCCATCGCGGTCTCGGTGTCGGGTAGTTGTCCTTCTGGAATAGCACCAGTATTCTTTGTGAGCCTTGCCACATCATTTGGTATTCTGCTTTCAACATCTGTGGAATAAATCTCAATGATGAAAGAGACGTACATGTTTTTCCGTGTAGAGTTGGTTCTGGCTTTGCGCTATTAATCGTTCGATCTGATTGATATCTGATATAGACATTTATCCTGTGTGGTTtagtgtatttttgtatttcaaacagTCGCCATCACTTCATGTGAACTTGTTCCAGACACAGTCATGTTCTACCGCAGCGATCTACTAAACCACTCAGAAAGTCTCATTCAGTGATAGCAAGCGAAACTGGTGTTTATAGAATAACAAAGCCAACTATTAAACAGCGTCGGAGTGATTAATAGATTTATTAATATAATCACAGgaccaatattttcatttctccTGGTATACCAGTACAGTTCCTTTGCAGAAgttgtgaaaatggttgtattGTAGGCATATGAGATTTTTTCCTATGCCAACATCACTTTGCTTTGATTCCTCTTATCAACGAGTAAGATACTTTTTATAATTGTGTCATCAGTACATTAACACATGCATCAGCAGTCACCCCTTTAAAGACCATGTTTGTAGGTTTTACGGATCAAAGGCATATTTTGGACAATTGTGGCCGCCAAACACCCGCTCCGCCATTCAACGGCCAGTACCAATTCTCGGACACACAGCGGAAATGCTGAGTTTACAGTTGTTTatgtaataatttaaaaaaaaaacattttaagtTTTCATTGCATAGTGGGAAATGTCGACTGTCATCTTTGTAacatgattttcagaaattgaacGCGTAAGTTGAGGAAACGAGAGCATAACAATTAAAATGCGTGTATTTGATTTCCTTCAGTGTCGCGTTTTACGGTCGCTACAATAATAGTCAGTGTATCTCTTGATGGTTTTTGAAATCGTGAAAGGAAagttgttgaaaaactcatcaTTATTACTCGACGATTATTCTTCTCTGTAACGGTGTcgataattttaaaattgtatcaACAAATAAGCGGCGAATGACGAAGAtacaacattttgcatttttttcaattcacgGACTACACGCTTTACGTACGGCCAATGAAATTTAGGAACCTCAACTACCATCTTCGTTTGAAAATACCTTTCTcaattgaaagaaatattaaatttgaccaGAAAAGTTGTTCTGTTGGAACGTAGACAAGCTGCAGAGATGTGTTTGACTTTTGGACGAAGTTTTGCTTCGTTTGCGTCCGTTAATTTTCATCTCCCGctcattgaaatttgaaaatatgaacttGATGATATATTCTGAATGTAGATAGTGTTGTTTGAGATTAGAAAAGTCAGCGGATTACTGACACCTATTTTACGCGAGTAGCCATTTTTGCTGAAGCGTCCGTGTATTGGCGGAACGGGTGTAGTTGCACGAAAACTAGTGACCCTCCAAAATGCATAGGGAATGAGAAATGCCGCGGCCCTCCACCCTTGTTAATTCTGCAAAGGCCCAATAGGATTTAAAAGCAGTCACTTACCTTCGATTGGGTGGGCATTCCAGCCACGGATAAATCTTACTATTCCAACATCAGCCAAAGTCAAGGTCAAATACGAAACGCAGAATCTGTGTATAGGATTGGTCATATCGAATACAAGTCGCTGATGCATATCATTTAGAGCGGCCTTGATAGGATAGCTCACTCGCTGGTTTATTTCTGGCCACTTCCTCTCGGCTGGCAAATTTTCCGTTGATGGCGTTTGAACATAAGGGGGGCAGCCTTGGTATCGCCTGTGTTGCTGTATTTGTGGATGTTGTTGTATGAATAAAGTAAGGAAGAATTCACGTCCATGGTCTACCCGCACCATGTCCCATATCCCGTAACTTAAAACGACCCTTCTGAATTCTTCGTAAATTATCAAGTTGTTTTTTACGGGCATCGATGCATATCCGACAATTTTACGGCTACATCCATCCGAGAACAACACGATCGTGGCACCATAAAATACAAGTTTCTCGTTCTGATCCACATGTAATTTGTGTCCGAAGTATGGGGCAAAATACGCCACTGGATTGATCGTTCTGACTGTGTCTTGGCGCCGCCTGTTATGGTTGTATGGATCACTACGTTTCAAGGACTGCATAATACGCCTTCTTCCAATCCCATAGCCTTTACTTCTCAAATAGCCTAACATCATTTTCCTTCCATAAGTTGGTCCAACTTCATTGATGCCAGCAGTGACAATTGTGTCCAATTCTTCATCGCCGATCTTGCGTATATCATTTTTCTCACAGAACCGTCTAACAGATCTCTTCGAAAAACCACTTCGATTGGGAAATTCCCTCTGTAGAATGGCACTGATTTGCTGGTGAGATAGATTTTTTATCTGCACTAGCTCACGTATGTAACCAGGGTCTATCTCATCCATTGTTACTCTACAACGTACGTCTCTGCCAAATAAATACCGAGACTTCAGATTTGAAGCAAACCGTTGATTCCTATTGGCTGTTTATAATTAAGGCGGGAAGGTAATCTCATTATAAACCTGCGTATGCGTAATAAAGGAacttatatatatgtaaaaggCAATTTGAACAACAAGTTTGATATGCCATGAAGGAAAGTAAAATCGTAAACAGATAAAACCTAAAACCAACGTATACAGTGTTGTAATGTCGGACATCAGTGCACGAAAGCAAGAAAACGAAAAATGAAAAGGCATGTTTTTCGTTAAATCTGTATATGAAATATTGCATAGAGACAAAGAAAACCGGTGGACGCATTTTGCAGTCACTAGCAGAATCATGAGGtcccatttttgttaaaaatcattATACTGCTAACAATATAAAACGAAAAATGTGATCTTTTTGGTATCAGTTATCGAAAACTCAAATAAGAATGAAGTTAAAAGCTGCGAATTTTATCAATTGACCTTCATGACTTGAAAACGAAAGTGACGTGGACGCAATGTGCCACGGATCAAACCTCCCGTATGGCTGCTTTTAAGCCTTTGAGACAGGGCAAAGCTCCGTAAATATATTATTGGAAATatactttttatcattttttggcGTTAGAAATATGTACTCTCGCATAACAGACCATAAAAATCATACTAATGcaagttttaaaattattgGCCGACAACGGAAAATTTGTCAGCATACGGGAAGCTGGCTGGCTAACCGGTACATCGTGTCACCTCTCCCGTTGAACACGGCCACACGTACCCGTGGTCAGCGAGATGGAAACATGTATTTGTAGACCTTACTGTAATGCTTTAAATTTTACTTCACCATACTCACACAATTCACAgaaaaaaatccttataagtATAGCtcggtttttttctaaaatcataagCATTCAGTTTATATAAAGGTCTAAGTCGGATTGAGTGAACGGGGCAGCGGCCCGGGGCAGCGGGTAGTTCGCTATGTAACTTACGAGTGGggtgcgggattgctggatagCTGAATAGCCCCCTAAATAGCTAGGTAGCTAATAGCTACGTTAGCCATAAGAATAGCTTATATTTAGCTGTTTTTGGCTATTGAAGCTATTATTAATTTCCACAGGACACTTTTAGCTGCTAATAAACGTAGTAGGTAGCTATTCAGCTAAAAACAAATGATTATTGTAGGGCTGGTTAtagagctattcaagctattagccgtttttagccgctaatagccactcttagcttactattagctggctaccagctacaAACTCCTGATGCCGcaatgggctggctattgagctattcaagctattagctgtttttagccgctattagctgttattagccagctattagctggctaccagctaaaaACTCCCGCAGTgggaatgggctggctattgagctattcaagctattagctgGTTTTAGCtgctaatagccactcttagctagctattagctggctaccagctaaaaACTCCCGaggtcggaatgggctggctattgagctattcaagctattagccgttttagccgctaatagccactcttagctagctattagctggctaccagctaacaactcccgaggtcggaatgggctggc belongs to Ptychodera flava strain L36383 chromosome 17, AS_Pfla_20210202, whole genome shotgun sequence and includes:
- the LOC139116311 gene encoding uncharacterized protein isoform X3, whose amino-acid sequence is MFSGSWKESDASIIAIDIPDNNIDEEALEVALGSLYKDDVLISPSRVVTILAAAALLQLDGLINQCSDIMTETMSTKTVCSYHGAATSYGLTEVATKCVEWLQRNLMLVQSISLLRDLRDVRCRVTMDEIDPGYIRELVQIKNLSHQQISAILQREFPNRSGFSKRSVRRFCEKNDIRKIGDEELDTIVTAGINEVGPTYGRKMMLGYLRSKGYGIGRRRIMQSLKRSDPYNHNRRRQDTVRTINPVAYFAPYFGHKLHVDQNEKLVFYGATIVLFSDGCSRKIVGYASMPVKNNLIIYEEFRRVVLSYGIWDMVRVDHGREFFLTLFIQQHPQIQQHRRYQGCPPYVQTPSTENLPAERKWPEINQRVSYPIKAALNDMHQRLVFDMTNPIHRFCVSYLTLTLADVGIVRFIRGWNAHPIEDVESRIPNDVARLTKNTGAIPEGQLPDTETAMEWYQAEGGQCEDLDSLDMTHWRGLFSYV
- the LOC139116311 gene encoding uncharacterized protein isoform X1: MGNYAPGWMQTHEAPVTKKRGHEDVDSESDGDSDPDYLHTPKRKKLQTTSKYIFETLFINGQNSDVTIRALGKDWALHKVYLCQSGYFASMFSGSWKESDASIIAIDIPDNNIDEEALEVALGSLYKDDVLISPSRVVTILAAAALLQLDGLINQCSDIMTETMSTKTVCSYHGAATSYGLTEVATKCVEWLQRNLMLVQSISLLRDLRDVRCRVTMDEIDPGYIRELVQIKNLSHQQISAILQREFPNRSGFSKRSVRRFCEKNDIRKIGDEELDTIVTAGINEVGPTYGRKMMLGYLRSKGYGIGRRRIMQSLKRSDPYNHNRRRQDTVRTINPVAYFAPYFGHKLHVDQNEKLVFYGATIVLFSDGCSRKIVGYASMPVKNNLIIYEEFRRVVLSYGIWDMVRVDHGREFFLTLFIQQHPQIQQHRRYQGCPPYVQTPSTENLPAERKWPEINQRVSYPIKAALNDMHQRLVFDMTNPIHRFCVSYLTLTLADVGIVRFIRGWNAHPIEDVESRIPNDVARLTKNTGAIPEGQLPDTETAMEWYQAEGGQCEDLDSLDMTHWRGLFSYV